The Nyctibius grandis isolate bNycGra1 chromosome 23, bNycGra1.pri, whole genome shotgun sequence genome contains a region encoding:
- the CHD1L gene encoding chromodomain-helicase-DNA-binding protein 1-like isoform X3, with protein sequence MSALQRKYYKAILTKDLDAFESETGRKVTLQNVLIQLRKCVAHPYLFNGVEPEPFEIGDHIVEASGKLCLLDKLLSFLYAGGHRVLLFSQMTQLLDILQDYMDYRGYSYERLDGSVRGEERHLAIKNFGQQPIFIFLLSTRAGGVGMNLTAADTVIFTDSDFNPQNDLQAIARAHRIGQHKPVKIIRLIGRDTIEEIIYRRAASKLRLTNAIVEGGQFALGAPKHQGAAELQLSEILKFGLDNLLSSEGSTVQDVELENILGETKGGRWVMDVVLPCEEDSEEQDTENHMYVYEGKDYSKEPSREDKKAFDQLLDLQKALTEETSKEGRALRNKANTLLTGLREQSTRRKHLLSTEELEARRKKHQEAAAKRARLMEEKKRAKAEAEHKKKMAWWEANHYTSTCLPSEESDSEEEFEEDKTRLNVDLDYEEADQNCIKYVMGDVTHPKAEEEDAIIVHCLDDSGRWGRGGLFTALEARSDQPRKIYEMAGKMKDLELGGTLLFPIDDKKSRKKGQDLLALIVAQHRDRSNNLSGIKLSALEKGLKKIYLAAKKRNATVHLPRIGYATKAFNWYGTERLIRKYLATRGIPTLIYYFPRNKGSSSASQPYSSSTTVSKP encoded by the exons AtgtcagctctgcagaggaagtACTACAAGGCCATTTTGACAAAAGATCTAG ATGCATTTGAAAGTGAAACAGGAAGGAAGGTTACACTTCAGAATGTCTTAATTCAGCTTCGGAAGTGTGTTGCCCACCCGTACCTTTTCAACG GTGTTGAGCCAGAACCCTTTGAGATTGGAGACCATATTGTTGAAGCCAGTGGCAAGCTGTGTTTGTTGGATAAACTCCTTTCATTCTTGTATGCTGG TGGCCACCGTGTCTTGCTGTTTTCTCAGATGACTCAATTGCTTGATATCCTGCAAGACTACATGGACTATAGAG GCTACAGCTACGAGCGGCTGGATGGTTCTGTTAGGGGTGAAGAGAGACACCTTGCCATTAAGAACTTTGGTCAACAGCCCATCTTTATCTTCCTGCTGAGCACCAGAGCAG GTGGAGTTGGCATGAACCTGACAGCAGCAGATACAGTTATTTTTACTGATAGTGATTTTAACCCACAAAATGACTTGCAAGCGATAGCAAGAGCTCACCGGATTGGGCAGCACAA GCCTGTAAAAATTATCCGCTTGATTGGGCGTGATACAATTGAAGAAATAATCTACCGAAGAGCTGCTTCTAAGCTCCGGCTGACAAATGCCATTGTAGAAGGAGGTCAGTTTGCTCTGGGAGCGCCCAAGCATCAGGGAGCAGCAGAGTTACAG CTGAGTGAAATCTTGAAATTTGGCTTGGATAACTTGCTCTCCTCTGAGGGGAGTACTGTGCAGGATGTGGAGCTAGAAAACATCCTTGGAGAGACGAAAGGAGGGAGGTGGGTAATGGACGTCGTGCTGCCATGTGAAGAAGACAGTGAAGAGCAGGACACAGAGA atcacaTGTACGTGTACGAAGGCAAAGATTATTCAAAAGAACCcagcagagaagacaaaaaagcaTTTGATCAGCTTTTGGATCTTCAGAAAGCCTTGACTGAAGAGACCAGTAAGGAAGGGAGAGCTCTCCGGAACAAAGCAAAC aCACTTCTCACAGGCCTCCGGGAGCAGTCAACCAGGAGGAAGCACTTGTTGagcacagaggagctggaggctAGGAGGAAGAAGcaccaagaagcagcagcaaagagagCAAGGCtcatggaggaaaagaagagggcaaaagcagaggcagaacaCAAGAAAAA gatGGCCTGGTGGGAGGCAAATCATTACACGTCCACCTGCCTTCCTTCAGAGGAAAGTGACTCTGAGGAAGAGTTTGAGGAAGATAAGACTAGGCTGAATGTGGATTTAGATTATGAAGAGGCAGACCAGAACTGTATCAAGTATGTCATGGGCGATGTCACCCACCccaaagcagaagaggaggatgCCATCATTGTCCACTGCCTAG ATGACTCTGGCCGCTGGGGAAGGGGTGGTTTGTTTACAGCTCTGGAGGCTCGTTCTGATCAACCAAGGAAAATATATGAGATGGCAGGAAAGATGAAAG ACCTGGAGTTAGGAGGAACCCTGTTATTCCCTATTGATGAtaaaaaatccaggaaaaaagGACAAGACTTG TTGGCCTTGATTGTAGCTCAGCACCGGGATCGGTCCAACAACTTGTCTGGCATTAAGCTGTCTGCTTTGGAAAAGGGCCTGAAGAAGATTTATTTAGCAGCCAAGAAAAGGAATG CAACAGTGCATCTTCCACGTATCGGGTATGCAACAAAAGCTTTCAACTGGTATGGCACCGAGCGGCTCATCCGAAAATATCTGGCAACACGGGGTATCCCCACTCTTAT ATACTACTTCCCTAGGAATAAAGGCTCTTCCTCTGCTTCGCAACCATATTCATCTTCAACGACAGTCTCAAAGCCATGA
- the CHD1L gene encoding chromodomain-helicase-DNA-binding protein 1-like isoform X1 — translation MSRFFQALRRTASARAGGLGVEEADIYRWGLTGIKLRPYQIEGVNWLVQCYEVQHGCILGDEMGLGKTCQTISLLLYLTKKLTNKERFLILCPLSVLSNWKDELERFAPGLSFVTYVGSKEERPKLQQNLKEQSHFHALLTTYEICLKDAAFLKLFNWAALVVDEAHRLKNQSSLLYKTLSEFSVGFSLLLTGTPIQNSLQELYSLLSLIEPDIFPREQVKEFVLYYQAIETESEPAKELHNLLQPFLLRRVKSEVAAELPKKVEVVLYHGMSALQRKYYKAILTKDLDAFESETGRKVTLQNVLIQLRKCVAHPYLFNGVEPEPFEIGDHIVEASGKLCLLDKLLSFLYAGGHRVLLFSQMTQLLDILQDYMDYRGYSYERLDGSVRGEERHLAIKNFGQQPIFIFLLSTRAGGVGMNLTAADTVIFTDSDFNPQNDLQAIARAHRIGQHKPVKIIRLIGRDTIEEIIYRRAASKLRLTNAIVEGGQFALGAPKHQGAAELQLSEILKFGLDNLLSSEGSTVQDVELENILGETKGGRWVMDVVLPCEEDSEEQDTENHMYVYEGKDYSKEPSREDKKAFDQLLDLQKALTEETSKEGRALRNKANTLLTGLREQSTRRKHLLSTEELEARRKKHQEAAAKRARLMEEKKRAKAEAEHKKKMAWWEANHYTSTCLPSEESDSEEEFEEDKTRLNVDLDYEEADQNCIKYVMGDVTHPKAEEEDAIIVHCLDDSGRWGRGGLFTALEARSDQPRKIYEMAGKMKDLELGGTLLFPIDDKKSRKKGQDLLALIVAQHRDRSNNLSGIKLSALEKGLKKIYLAAKKRNATVHLPRIGYATKAFNWYGTERLIRKYLATRGIPTLIYYFPRNKGSSSASQPYSSSTTVSKP, via the exons ATGTCCCGCTTCTTCCAGGCGCTTCGCCGCACCGCCAGCGCCCGGGCGGGCGGGCTGGGCGTGGAGGAGGCGGACATTTACCGGTGGGGTCTGACAG GCATTAAGCTTCGTCCTTATCAAATAGAGGGTGTAAACTGGCTGGTGCAATGCTACGAAGTCCAGCATGGCTGTATCCTGGGTGATGAGATGGGTCTTGGGAAGACTTGTCAG actatttctctgcttctttattTGACAAAGAAATTAACGAACAAAGAGAGATTTCTGATACTTTGTCCTCTGTCCGTTCTGAGCAACTGGAAGGACGAACTGGAGAG GTTTGCTCCAGGCCTTTCCTTTGTGACATATGTAGGCAGCAAGGAGGAACGACCCAAACTGCAGCAGAACCTGAAAGAGCAATCTCACTTCCACGCGCTCTTGACAACATATGAG ATCTGTCTGAAAGATGCAGCATTTCTAAAACT CTTTAACTGGGCTGCCTTGGTTGTAGATGAAGCTCACagactgaaaaatcaaagttcTCTGCTTTACAAGACGCTTTCTGAG TTCTCAGTAGGCTTCAGCCTGCTACTCACAGGCACTCCGATCCAGAACAGCCTCCAGGAACTATACTCCTTACTCAGCCTTATTGAGCCTGACATCTTTCCTAGGGAGCAAGTGAAAGAgtttgttttgtattaccaAGCGATTGAAACGGAGAGTGAGCCAG CCAAAGAATTGCACAATCTTCTGCAGCCATTTTTGCTTCGAAGAGTCAaatctgaggtggctgcagagctgccaaaGAAGGTGGAAGTGGTTCTGTACCACGGAAtgtcagctctgcagaggaagtACTACAAGGCCATTTTGACAAAAGATCTAG ATGCATTTGAAAGTGAAACAGGAAGGAAGGTTACACTTCAGAATGTCTTAATTCAGCTTCGGAAGTGTGTTGCCCACCCGTACCTTTTCAACG GTGTTGAGCCAGAACCCTTTGAGATTGGAGACCATATTGTTGAAGCCAGTGGCAAGCTGTGTTTGTTGGATAAACTCCTTTCATTCTTGTATGCTGG TGGCCACCGTGTCTTGCTGTTTTCTCAGATGACTCAATTGCTTGATATCCTGCAAGACTACATGGACTATAGAG GCTACAGCTACGAGCGGCTGGATGGTTCTGTTAGGGGTGAAGAGAGACACCTTGCCATTAAGAACTTTGGTCAACAGCCCATCTTTATCTTCCTGCTGAGCACCAGAGCAG GTGGAGTTGGCATGAACCTGACAGCAGCAGATACAGTTATTTTTACTGATAGTGATTTTAACCCACAAAATGACTTGCAAGCGATAGCAAGAGCTCACCGGATTGGGCAGCACAA GCCTGTAAAAATTATCCGCTTGATTGGGCGTGATACAATTGAAGAAATAATCTACCGAAGAGCTGCTTCTAAGCTCCGGCTGACAAATGCCATTGTAGAAGGAGGTCAGTTTGCTCTGGGAGCGCCCAAGCATCAGGGAGCAGCAGAGTTACAG CTGAGTGAAATCTTGAAATTTGGCTTGGATAACTTGCTCTCCTCTGAGGGGAGTACTGTGCAGGATGTGGAGCTAGAAAACATCCTTGGAGAGACGAAAGGAGGGAGGTGGGTAATGGACGTCGTGCTGCCATGTGAAGAAGACAGTGAAGAGCAGGACACAGAGA atcacaTGTACGTGTACGAAGGCAAAGATTATTCAAAAGAACCcagcagagaagacaaaaaagcaTTTGATCAGCTTTTGGATCTTCAGAAAGCCTTGACTGAAGAGACCAGTAAGGAAGGGAGAGCTCTCCGGAACAAAGCAAAC aCACTTCTCACAGGCCTCCGGGAGCAGTCAACCAGGAGGAAGCACTTGTTGagcacagaggagctggaggctAGGAGGAAGAAGcaccaagaagcagcagcaaagagagCAAGGCtcatggaggaaaagaagagggcaaaagcagaggcagaacaCAAGAAAAA gatGGCCTGGTGGGAGGCAAATCATTACACGTCCACCTGCCTTCCTTCAGAGGAAAGTGACTCTGAGGAAGAGTTTGAGGAAGATAAGACTAGGCTGAATGTGGATTTAGATTATGAAGAGGCAGACCAGAACTGTATCAAGTATGTCATGGGCGATGTCACCCACCccaaagcagaagaggaggatgCCATCATTGTCCACTGCCTAG ATGACTCTGGCCGCTGGGGAAGGGGTGGTTTGTTTACAGCTCTGGAGGCTCGTTCTGATCAACCAAGGAAAATATATGAGATGGCAGGAAAGATGAAAG ACCTGGAGTTAGGAGGAACCCTGTTATTCCCTATTGATGAtaaaaaatccaggaaaaaagGACAAGACTTG TTGGCCTTGATTGTAGCTCAGCACCGGGATCGGTCCAACAACTTGTCTGGCATTAAGCTGTCTGCTTTGGAAAAGGGCCTGAAGAAGATTTATTTAGCAGCCAAGAAAAGGAATG CAACAGTGCATCTTCCACGTATCGGGTATGCAACAAAAGCTTTCAACTGGTATGGCACCGAGCGGCTCATCCGAAAATATCTGGCAACACGGGGTATCCCCACTCTTAT ATACTACTTCCCTAGGAATAAAGGCTCTTCCTCTGCTTCGCAACCATATTCATCTTCAACGACAGTCTCAAAGCCATGA
- the CHD1L gene encoding chromodomain-helicase-DNA-binding protein 1-like isoform X2, with product MSRFFQALRRTASARAGGLGVEEADIYRWGLTGIKLRPYQIEGVNWLVQCYEVQHGCILGDEMGLGKTCQTISLLLYLTKKLTNKERFLILCPLSVLSNWKDELERFAPGLSFVTYVGSKEERPKLQQNLKEQSHFHALLTTYEICLKDAAFLKLFNWAALVVDEAHRLKNQSSLLYKTLSEFSVGFSLLLTGTPIQNSLQELYSLLSLIEPDIFPREQVKEFVLYYQAIETESEPAKELHNLLQPFLLRRVKSEVAAELPKKVEVVLYHGMSALQRKYYKAILTKDLDAFESETGRKVTLQNVLIQLRKCVAHPYLFNGVEPEPFEIGDHIVEASGKLCLLDKLLSFLYAGGHRVLLFSQMTQLLDILQDYMDYRGGVGMNLTAADTVIFTDSDFNPQNDLQAIARAHRIGQHKPVKIIRLIGRDTIEEIIYRRAASKLRLTNAIVEGGQFALGAPKHQGAAELQLSEILKFGLDNLLSSEGSTVQDVELENILGETKGGRWVMDVVLPCEEDSEEQDTENHMYVYEGKDYSKEPSREDKKAFDQLLDLQKALTEETSKEGRALRNKANTLLTGLREQSTRRKHLLSTEELEARRKKHQEAAAKRARLMEEKKRAKAEAEHKKKMAWWEANHYTSTCLPSEESDSEEEFEEDKTRLNVDLDYEEADQNCIKYVMGDVTHPKAEEEDAIIVHCLDDSGRWGRGGLFTALEARSDQPRKIYEMAGKMKDLELGGTLLFPIDDKKSRKKGQDLLALIVAQHRDRSNNLSGIKLSALEKGLKKIYLAAKKRNATVHLPRIGYATKAFNWYGTERLIRKYLATRGIPTLIYYFPRNKGSSSASQPYSSSTTVSKP from the exons ATGTCCCGCTTCTTCCAGGCGCTTCGCCGCACCGCCAGCGCCCGGGCGGGCGGGCTGGGCGTGGAGGAGGCGGACATTTACCGGTGGGGTCTGACAG GCATTAAGCTTCGTCCTTATCAAATAGAGGGTGTAAACTGGCTGGTGCAATGCTACGAAGTCCAGCATGGCTGTATCCTGGGTGATGAGATGGGTCTTGGGAAGACTTGTCAG actatttctctgcttctttattTGACAAAGAAATTAACGAACAAAGAGAGATTTCTGATACTTTGTCCTCTGTCCGTTCTGAGCAACTGGAAGGACGAACTGGAGAG GTTTGCTCCAGGCCTTTCCTTTGTGACATATGTAGGCAGCAAGGAGGAACGACCCAAACTGCAGCAGAACCTGAAAGAGCAATCTCACTTCCACGCGCTCTTGACAACATATGAG ATCTGTCTGAAAGATGCAGCATTTCTAAAACT CTTTAACTGGGCTGCCTTGGTTGTAGATGAAGCTCACagactgaaaaatcaaagttcTCTGCTTTACAAGACGCTTTCTGAG TTCTCAGTAGGCTTCAGCCTGCTACTCACAGGCACTCCGATCCAGAACAGCCTCCAGGAACTATACTCCTTACTCAGCCTTATTGAGCCTGACATCTTTCCTAGGGAGCAAGTGAAAGAgtttgttttgtattaccaAGCGATTGAAACGGAGAGTGAGCCAG CCAAAGAATTGCACAATCTTCTGCAGCCATTTTTGCTTCGAAGAGTCAaatctgaggtggctgcagagctgccaaaGAAGGTGGAAGTGGTTCTGTACCACGGAAtgtcagctctgcagaggaagtACTACAAGGCCATTTTGACAAAAGATCTAG ATGCATTTGAAAGTGAAACAGGAAGGAAGGTTACACTTCAGAATGTCTTAATTCAGCTTCGGAAGTGTGTTGCCCACCCGTACCTTTTCAACG GTGTTGAGCCAGAACCCTTTGAGATTGGAGACCATATTGTTGAAGCCAGTGGCAAGCTGTGTTTGTTGGATAAACTCCTTTCATTCTTGTATGCTGG TGGCCACCGTGTCTTGCTGTTTTCTCAGATGACTCAATTGCTTGATATCCTGCAAGACTACATGGACTATAGAG GTGGAGTTGGCATGAACCTGACAGCAGCAGATACAGTTATTTTTACTGATAGTGATTTTAACCCACAAAATGACTTGCAAGCGATAGCAAGAGCTCACCGGATTGGGCAGCACAA GCCTGTAAAAATTATCCGCTTGATTGGGCGTGATACAATTGAAGAAATAATCTACCGAAGAGCTGCTTCTAAGCTCCGGCTGACAAATGCCATTGTAGAAGGAGGTCAGTTTGCTCTGGGAGCGCCCAAGCATCAGGGAGCAGCAGAGTTACAG CTGAGTGAAATCTTGAAATTTGGCTTGGATAACTTGCTCTCCTCTGAGGGGAGTACTGTGCAGGATGTGGAGCTAGAAAACATCCTTGGAGAGACGAAAGGAGGGAGGTGGGTAATGGACGTCGTGCTGCCATGTGAAGAAGACAGTGAAGAGCAGGACACAGAGA atcacaTGTACGTGTACGAAGGCAAAGATTATTCAAAAGAACCcagcagagaagacaaaaaagcaTTTGATCAGCTTTTGGATCTTCAGAAAGCCTTGACTGAAGAGACCAGTAAGGAAGGGAGAGCTCTCCGGAACAAAGCAAAC aCACTTCTCACAGGCCTCCGGGAGCAGTCAACCAGGAGGAAGCACTTGTTGagcacagaggagctggaggctAGGAGGAAGAAGcaccaagaagcagcagcaaagagagCAAGGCtcatggaggaaaagaagagggcaaaagcagaggcagaacaCAAGAAAAA gatGGCCTGGTGGGAGGCAAATCATTACACGTCCACCTGCCTTCCTTCAGAGGAAAGTGACTCTGAGGAAGAGTTTGAGGAAGATAAGACTAGGCTGAATGTGGATTTAGATTATGAAGAGGCAGACCAGAACTGTATCAAGTATGTCATGGGCGATGTCACCCACCccaaagcagaagaggaggatgCCATCATTGTCCACTGCCTAG ATGACTCTGGCCGCTGGGGAAGGGGTGGTTTGTTTACAGCTCTGGAGGCTCGTTCTGATCAACCAAGGAAAATATATGAGATGGCAGGAAAGATGAAAG ACCTGGAGTTAGGAGGAACCCTGTTATTCCCTATTGATGAtaaaaaatccaggaaaaaagGACAAGACTTG TTGGCCTTGATTGTAGCTCAGCACCGGGATCGGTCCAACAACTTGTCTGGCATTAAGCTGTCTGCTTTGGAAAAGGGCCTGAAGAAGATTTATTTAGCAGCCAAGAAAAGGAATG CAACAGTGCATCTTCCACGTATCGGGTATGCAACAAAAGCTTTCAACTGGTATGGCACCGAGCGGCTCATCCGAAAATATCTGGCAACACGGGGTATCCCCACTCTTAT ATACTACTTCCCTAGGAATAAAGGCTCTTCCTCTGCTTCGCAACCATATTCATCTTCAACGACAGTCTCAAAGCCATGA